Part of the Listeria innocua genome is shown below.
GAGTTTTGGTTTGCGATTATTAAAGTGGTTGTTATTATCGCTTTAATCGTAATCGGATTTGTACTTGTATTTATTGGTTATAAACATGGAACTAGTACAGCATCATTTTCTAATTTAATTGATTATGGTGGCTTTTTCCCAAATGGAGTAGCTGGATTTTTACTCGCGTTCCAAATGGCGACCTTCTCGTTTGTTGGGATTGAACTTGTTGGGGTGACAGCGGGAGAAGCAGATGATCCAGAGCGGACACTTCCAAAAGCAATCAATAATATTCCAATCCGGATTTTGATTTTCTATATTGGTGCTTTATTAGTACTAATGTCCATTTATCCGTGGAGTAATATTGATCCAGACACAAGTCCATTCGTTAGTGTGTTTACGATGATTGGGATTCCGGCCGCGGCAGGAATTATTAATTTCGTTGTATTAACAGCCGCGATGTCTTCTTGTAATAGTGGTATTTTTAGTACTAGTCGGATGCTTTATACACTTTCAGCAGAAGGAAAAGCACCGAAGAAAATGCACCACTTAAGTTCAAATGGAGTGCCAGCAACCGCGTTAATCACTTCTACAGCATGCTTACTTATCGGTGTATTTTTAAACTATATTCTACCAGAGCAAGTATTTATTTTAGTTACAAGTATCGCAACGATTTGCTTTATCTGGGTTTGGGGCATTATTTTAGTGGCACATTTACGTTTCCGTCATAAACATCCGGAAATCTCTGCCAAAAGTAAATTTAAAATGCCATTATCGCCATTTATGAACTGGGTGAGTTTGATTTTCTTTGCAGGATTATTGATTATTCTAGGATTTGCAGCTGATACACGTATCGCTTTATTTGTAACTCCAGTATGGTTCTTAATTCTAGCTATAGCTTATCAAATTTTAAAAGCATCAAACCGAAAGACAAAAATTAGACATAATTAACGAGAATACAGTCATTCGCTAAAGAAAGCAGTTTTAGCGGGTGACTGCTTTTTTTTGAAGCAAAAATAGCTCCGCGAAATTCTTTACAAATCAAAAAAATCGTGTAGAATGATAGGTGTTTAGAGGTTTTGATGCCTTTACGCATTTCGAGTGAGTACTCACTCATTTTTATAAATGCGTACATATGTGAAGCAGTATACAATTAACGAATGATATGTGAATTTCTGTACATATCAAGTAGGGCGTAACGAAAGGGATGAGAAAATGATTCATGCAGGTTTAGATGTGGGATCAACAACAGCAAAAGCCGTAGCACTTAACGACCAGGGGGATATTTTATTTCAAACGTACCGAAGACATTTTTCCGACATTAAAAAAGTAACACTAGAAATCATGCAAGATATGCAAAAAAAATGTGGCATGACCGAAATGACATTTAAAATTACAGGGTCTTCAGGCCTTGCCATCTCCAAATTTTTGAATGTACCATTTGTGCAAGAAGTAATTGCTTGTACAGAAGCAGTAGAACAGGTCATTCCAGAGACAGATGTAGTCATTGAGCTCGGGGGGGAAGACGCGAAGATTATTTATTTCAGCGGTGGGATTGAGCAGCGAATGAATAATGCGTGTGCGGGGGGAACTGGTGCTTTTATTGACCAAATCGCCACACTACTTCAAACCGATCCAACTGGTTTAAATGAACTAGCGCAAAATGCGAATACGATTTATCCAATCGCTTCTAGATGCGGTGTTTTTGCAAAAACAGACGTGCAACCATTACTTAATGAAGGTGCTAGAAAAGAAGATATAGCAGCATCGATTTTTCAAAGTGTCGTTACACAAACCATTAGTGGGCTAGCTTGTGGACGCCCAATCCGCGGGAAAGTAGCTTTTCTTGGAGGTCCGCTTACGTTTCTTGATCAATTACGTTATCGTTTTACAGAAACGCTTAAAATGAAAGACAGTGATATTATCGCACCTCAAAATGCGGAATATTTTATTGCGCTTGGAACTGCTTTTACAGGGCTAAACGATGTACCGATAAAAGTGGCAGATATGATTAATCGTCTGTCTAACATGGATATGACAACAATGGCGACCGATACGGTTATTTTGCCAGCACTTTTTGAAAATAACGAAGACTTAGAAGATTTTCGGGCACGTCATAATCAAATGAAAGCTAAACGGGCGAAGTTGGAAGATTATGAAGGCGACGCTTATT
Proteins encoded:
- a CDS encoding amino acid permease; translated protein: MEEQKEELQRGLKNRHIQLIAIGGAIGTGLFLGAGKSIHLAGPSIMLVYLIIGAILFFVMRALGELLIHNPTTGSFTEFAEQFIGPWAGFITGWTYWFCWIVTGIAEITAVGMYVKFWVPDLPQWIPALGCVLILLLFNLATVKAFGEIEFWFAIIKVVVIIALIVIGFVLVFIGYKHGTSTASFSNLIDYGGFFPNGVAGFLLAFQMATFSFVGIELVGVTAGEADDPERTLPKAINNIPIRILIFYIGALLVLMSIYPWSNIDPDTSPFVSVFTMIGIPAAAGIINFVVLTAAMSSCNSGIFSTSRMLYTLSAEGKAPKKMHHLSSNGVPATALITSTACLLIGVFLNYILPEQVFILVTSIATICFIWVWGIILVAHLRFRHKHPEISAKSKFKMPLSPFMNWVSLIFFAGLLIILGFAADTRIALFVTPVWFLILAIAYQILKASNRKTKIRHN